A genome region from Physeter macrocephalus isolate SW-GA chromosome 4, ASM283717v5, whole genome shotgun sequence includes the following:
- the LOC102975756 gene encoding hypoxanthine-guanine phosphoribosyltransferase-like — MKTHGPGEECDFELEEQETEITCGWAKKSPHTPPSTPFSLGSGKRGQRRRNGTRASDTKYSVHSGKGFVPRGRSKSSQLECSHVGDLLYLNDSLLKEKPLETALSPHASRLRYGDHSRSIVISGDEPDYDLYLFCIPNHYAEDLEKVFIPRGLIIDRTERLARDVIKEMGGRHVVALCVLKEGYKFFADLLDYIKALDRNSDRSIPMTVDFIRLKSYCNDQSTGDIKVVGGDDLSTLTGKTVLIVEDIIDTGKTMQTLLSLAKQHNPKMVKVASLLVKRTLQSVGYRPDFAGFEIPDKFVVGYALDYNKYFRDLNHVCVISETGKAKYKA, encoded by the exons ATGAA GACCCACGGCCCCGGGGAGGAGTGTGACTTTGAGTTGGAAGAGCAGGAAACAGAAATCACTTGCGGTTGGGCTAAGAAGTCCCCTCACACGCCGCCAAGTACCCCTTTCTCCCTGGGAAGCGGGAAGCGGGG GCAGAGACGGCGTAATGGCACCCGTGCCAGTGACACAAAGTACTCTGTCCACTCAGGCAAAGGCTTTGtccccaggggaaggagcaagaG ttcgcaacttgaatgTTCGCATGtgggggacttactgtatctcAACGATAGTTTACTCAAAGAGAAACCACTGGAGACTGCCCTCAGCCCACACGCCAGTCGGCTCCGTTATGGCGACCACAGCCGCAGCATCGTGATTAGTGGTGATGAACCAGATTATGacctatatttattttgtatacctAATCATTATGCTGAGGATTTGGAAAAGGTATTTATTCCTCGTGGACTAATTATAGACAGGACCGAACGGCTAGCTCGAGATGTGATAAAGGAGATGGGAGGCCGTCACGTCGTGGCCCTTTGTGTGCTCAAGGAGGGCTATAAATTCTTTGCTGACCTGCTGGATTACATCAAAGCACTGGACAGAAATAGTGATAGATCTATACCTATGACTGTAGATTTTATCAGACTGAAAAGCTACTGTAATGATCAGTCAACAGGTGACATAAAAGTAGTTGGTGGAGATGATCTCTCAACTTTAACTGGAAAGACTGTCTTGATTGTTGAAGATATAATTGACACTGGCAAAACAATGCAAACCTTGCTTTCCTTGGCCAAGCAGCATAATCCAAAGATGGTCAAGGTTGCAAGCTTGCTGGTGAAAAGGACCCTTCAAAGTGTTGGATATAGACCAGACTTTGCTGGATTTGAAATTCCAGACAAGTTTGTTGTAGGATATGCCCTTGACTATAATAAATACTTCAGGGATTTGAATCATGTTTGTGTCATTAGCGAAActggaaaagcaaaatacaaagccTAA